Proteins encoded by one window of Cellvibrio sp. KY-GH-1:
- a CDS encoding ATP-binding protein produces the protein MGPLETLLWVYPLLLLLNGFVAVALWVIYRKAIFGLLVGVWCSTLLNIAAQGALLNSTLGTVLAFSSYIITTWFLCRILALVAHQPFSFRSYWFIFGLALIVTLAIYVAGGSFAQLALATAIAVAAPQISYALQILKNKQANTLVRVFAIVLLINGLHFIDYPFLRPIPEAAVFGYTLVIATSMLFGVLLPCIINNFLADELTRQLRDEVASHQKTAHELEQALVITEQSSRAKTVFLANVSHHFRTPINGIMGLNDLLLGTELTANQEELARHVRSSSNELLNMVDNVLTISQLESGKVKLYPKAISIQQLINDLFDHYASAGVGNVRLINQYHESHQQWIYVDALKVRQICLNIIDNALKHSEGHSVTIGLHLDSVTSRLRIEVTDDGVGMSADCLETLMQSFKRDAQSIHCGMGLGLSIVSELITLMSGQIHLASSPGRGMRVECEIPVGIVSGKYVTPSIAAENARRDDPSKKGSLPQPAVVDIDDEINRAGPLVLVVEDNPVNRMVISGMLKKLGVDFCMAEDGAQAMTLYQRYKNNLTCILMDVQLPDANGLELVEKIRKGGDKVPVLVISAFTFGDDEAKAMRVGADAYLRKPYHFDEFKNALGDLGVAANA, from the coding sequence GTGGGGCCATTAGAAACATTATTGTGGGTTTACCCGCTGTTACTACTACTCAACGGTTTTGTGGCCGTCGCTTTGTGGGTTATTTATCGCAAGGCAATTTTTGGTCTATTGGTAGGGGTTTGGTGCAGTACGCTTTTGAATATTGCGGCGCAAGGGGCGTTGTTAAATTCCACACTCGGTACCGTCCTGGCTTTTTCTTCGTACATTATTACTACTTGGTTTTTATGTCGCATTCTTGCCTTGGTTGCTCATCAGCCTTTTTCGTTTCGTAGCTATTGGTTCATTTTTGGTCTTGCGCTCATAGTCACGCTTGCAATTTATGTTGCCGGGGGAAGTTTTGCGCAGCTCGCATTGGCCACTGCGATTGCAGTGGCGGCGCCGCAAATCAGCTATGCGCTGCAAATACTGAAAAATAAACAAGCCAATACACTGGTGCGTGTTTTTGCCATAGTCCTGTTAATCAATGGCTTACATTTTATTGATTATCCATTTTTACGCCCGATTCCCGAAGCTGCGGTATTTGGTTACACCCTGGTTATTGCGACTAGCATGTTATTTGGCGTGCTATTGCCGTGCATCATCAATAATTTCCTGGCAGATGAATTAACGCGCCAGTTGCGTGATGAGGTTGCCAGCCATCAAAAAACAGCCCATGAACTGGAGCAGGCGTTGGTGATTACCGAGCAATCGTCGCGTGCTAAAACGGTTTTTCTGGCGAACGTCAGCCATCATTTTCGCACGCCGATTAATGGAATCATGGGGTTGAACGATTTATTACTGGGGACGGAGCTTACTGCCAATCAGGAGGAGCTCGCTCGTCATGTGCGCAGCTCCAGCAACGAGCTGTTGAATATGGTCGACAACGTGTTGACCATATCCCAATTGGAATCTGGGAAAGTAAAGCTCTACCCCAAAGCGATTTCTATCCAGCAACTGATTAACGATTTATTCGATCATTACGCGTCCGCCGGTGTGGGGAATGTGCGTCTAATAAATCAGTACCATGAGAGTCATCAGCAATGGATTTACGTTGATGCGCTCAAAGTGCGCCAAATTTGTTTAAACATTATTGATAATGCCTTAAAGCACAGTGAAGGCCACTCAGTAACGATTGGCCTGCATCTAGATTCCGTGACATCCCGGTTGCGCATCGAAGTGACTGATGACGGCGTGGGTATGTCCGCTGATTGTTTAGAAACCTTGATGCAATCCTTTAAACGCGATGCGCAATCCATTCATTGCGGTATGGGCTTGGGGTTAAGCATTGTAAGTGAATTGATTACGTTGATGTCCGGTCAAATTCATTTAGCGTCCTCGCCGGGTCGGGGAATGCGTGTTGAATGTGAAATTCCGGTGGGCATCGTTAGTGGAAAATATGTCACACCGTCGATTGCTGCAGAAAATGCGCGGCGAGATGATCCGTCGAAAAAAGGGAGCTTGCCTCAACCAGCAGTTGTAGATATCGACGATGAGATAAATCGTGCCGGACCCTTGGTATTGGTCGTGGAAGACAACCCGGTTAATCGCATGGTTATTAGCGGGATGTTAAAAAAGCTGGGAGTTGATTTTTGCATGGCAGAGGATGGTGCCCAGGCAATGACACTGTATCAACGCTATAAAAATAATCTGACGTGTATCCTGATGGATGTGCAGCTTCCTGATGCTAACGGTCTCGAGTTGGTAGAAAAAATTCGCAAGGGCGGCGACAAGGTTCCGGTATTGGTTATTAGTGCATTTACCTTTGGCGATGATGAAGCCAAAGCGATGCGCGTGGGGGCTGATGCCTATTTGCGTAAGCCTTATCACTTTGATGAATTTAAAAATGCATTGGGTGATTTGGGGGTTGCGGCGAATGCATAA
- the hrpA gene encoding ATP-dependent RNA helicase HrpA, producing the protein MSNPWSSYKQSVTQVMGRDYHKLVRRLSEIEKLARAEKPFDQALEKWQQQLAHSQAEVMRRQELVPADIEFPALPVCEKREEIAQIIAANQVVVLAGETGSGKTTQIPKICLSIGRGVKGLIGHTQPRRIAANTVANRIAEELKTTLGEKVGYQVRFSDQSNENTLIKVMTDGILLAEIQHDPFLNKYDTLIIDEAHERSLNIDFLLGYLKQLLAKRPDLKLIITSATIDLERFSQHFNNAPIIEVSGRTYPVDVWYRPLYEFENSEGEDAEPDQYAAIVDAVREIELHEKTGSGVRGGDILVFLSGEREIREAADALRKAQFAHMEVIPFYARLSLAEQQKVFAPHTGRRIVLATNVAETSITVPGIRYVIDPGFARISRYSYRTKVQRLPIEPVSQASANQRKGRCGRVAEGICIRLYSEDDFKSRPEFTDAEILRTNLAAVILQMLQLRMGDIHKFPFIDAPDHRLISDGFKLLEELHAVNSKNQLTPVGQQLAKLPLDPRLARMMLAAQEQSCIRELLIIVSALSVQDPRERPVEKQQAADQMHRRFWSEHSDFLGYVSLWDYFETQRQELSQNQLRKLCKKEFLSYLRLREWRDVHHQLCVAIKDLGFRINSEPANYESIHKALLTGLLGNLGFNHEEREYLGARNRKFAIFPGSSLAKKTPKWMMAAELIETSKLFAHTVAKIEPEWVIGAAEHLIKRQHFEPHYDSRAGQVMAYEKITLYGLTIVEKKSVNYSHIDAAQAREVFIRAALVEGQYAQHPKRKHLQQQAGFTDFYTHQQQLLLQLEALEAKSRRRDIVVDEQVIFDFYNDRIPSDVVNLAGFESWRKKAEQTNPQLLYITRETLMRHGAGEITEAQFPNELEWRGMVFPLSYHFEPKHAFDGVSIHVPMSVLHQVPEQRLEWLVPGMLRDKCIGLIKSLPKNLRKHFVPVPDLVDKLLAVITPDNKPLSEAMGVQLKRLTGVDIPKEAWLETNVDDYYRFNIHVVDDKGKVIASGRELNPLREKYREKVQQNIQSAATDIERDGITAWDFDELPQAIQLPRGGISIRAYPALVDKNSSVALQVLDNPLQALDFTQRGLTRLTYLSLGQTVKYLHKELLKGQEVALTLAGIGSRDQVVDDLIMAAIKQLAFADQQQLPREKSLFESLLQTIKDKLISHAQELANQLITSLKLLVEIKKQLKQQKNMLVLAYTIGDINQQLAQLYYPGLVYKTPSQWLQQYPKYMRGIQQRLEKAALNSQKDKLQLAEVAPHWQRLADYLAKEGDYRLGQLSELMEYRWWVEELRISLFAQTLKTQVPVSDKRLDKQWEQALLQAQG; encoded by the coding sequence ATGTCTAATCCCTGGTCAAGTTACAAGCAATCCGTTACCCAGGTAATGGGGCGCGATTATCACAAGTTGGTTCGCCGATTAAGCGAGATCGAAAAGCTCGCGCGTGCCGAGAAGCCTTTTGATCAAGCGCTGGAAAAATGGCAACAACAGCTTGCGCATTCGCAAGCCGAAGTTATGCGCCGTCAAGAGCTTGTTCCTGCTGATATTGAATTCCCTGCGTTACCGGTGTGCGAAAAGCGTGAAGAGATTGCGCAAATTATTGCCGCTAATCAGGTGGTAGTGCTCGCCGGTGAAACCGGTTCCGGTAAAACGACCCAGATTCCGAAAATTTGTTTAAGTATTGGTCGCGGTGTTAAGGGCTTGATCGGTCACACCCAGCCGCGCCGAATTGCCGCCAATACTGTTGCCAATCGCATCGCCGAAGAATTAAAAACCACACTCGGTGAAAAGGTGGGTTATCAGGTCAGGTTCAGTGATCAATCCAATGAAAACACCCTGATCAAGGTGATGACCGATGGTATTTTGTTGGCAGAAATCCAGCATGATCCGTTTTTAAATAAGTACGATACGCTGATTATCGACGAAGCCCATGAGCGCAGTCTGAATATCGATTTTCTACTCGGCTATTTAAAGCAGCTGTTGGCCAAGCGCCCGGATTTAAAATTAATTATCACCTCGGCCACTATCGATCTGGAGCGCTTCTCGCAGCATTTTAACAATGCGCCGATTATCGAAGTCTCCGGTCGCACCTATCCGGTGGATGTCTGGTATCGCCCGCTCTACGAATTTGAAAACAGTGAGGGTGAAGATGCCGAGCCGGATCAATATGCGGCGATTGTCGATGCGGTGCGCGAAATCGAGCTGCATGAAAAAACCGGTTCGGGTGTGCGCGGTGGCGATATCCTGGTGTTTTTAAGTGGTGAGCGCGAAATTCGCGAAGCCGCCGATGCGTTGCGCAAAGCCCAATTTGCCCATATGGAAGTCATTCCGTTTTACGCGCGTCTGAGTTTGGCGGAGCAACAAAAAGTGTTTGCGCCTCACACCGGCCGCCGTATTGTATTGGCTACCAACGTAGCCGAAACCTCGATCACCGTACCGGGTATTCGCTATGTCATTGACCCGGGGTTTGCGCGTATCAGTCGCTACTCCTATCGCACTAAAGTGCAGCGCTTGCCGATAGAGCCGGTTTCGCAGGCGAGCGCGAATCAGCGCAAGGGTCGCTGCGGGCGTGTGGCGGAAGGTATTTGTATTCGCTTGTACAGCGAGGACGATTTTAAGTCCCGCCCTGAGTTTACCGATGCTGAAATTCTGCGCACCAACCTTGCCGCCGTAATTTTACAAATGCTGCAATTGCGCATGGGCGATATTCATAAATTCCCATTTATTGATGCACCTGATCATCGCCTGATTAGCGATGGGTTTAAATTGCTGGAAGAGCTGCACGCGGTTAACAGCAAAAACCAGTTAACGCCGGTGGGCCAGCAGTTGGCCAAACTGCCGTTGGACCCGCGCCTGGCGCGCATGATGTTGGCGGCGCAGGAGCAATCCTGTATTCGCGAGCTATTAATCATTGTTAGCGCGTTGTCGGTGCAGGACCCGCGCGAACGGCCGGTGGAAAAGCAACAGGCCGCTGATCAAATGCATCGCCGTTTTTGGTCCGAGCATTCGGATTTCCTTGGTTATGTCAGCCTGTGGGATTATTTTGAAACCCAGCGTCAGGAACTCTCACAAAATCAGCTGCGCAAACTCTGCAAAAAAGAATTTCTATCTTACTTGCGTTTGCGCGAATGGCGCGATGTGCACCACCAGTTGTGCGTGGCGATAAAGGATTTGGGTTTTCGCATTAATAGCGAGCCTGCGAATTACGAATCTATTCATAAAGCGCTTCTGACCGGCTTGTTGGGAAATTTGGGATTCAATCACGAAGAGCGTGAATATTTAGGGGCGCGTAATCGCAAATTTGCGATTTTCCCCGGCTCGTCGCTAGCGAAGAAAACGCCCAAGTGGATGATGGCGGCAGAGTTAATTGAAACCTCCAAATTATTTGCGCACACAGTAGCGAAAATTGAACCTGAGTGGGTGATTGGTGCAGCAGAGCATTTGATCAAGCGGCAACATTTCGAACCTCATTATGACTCGCGCGCAGGCCAGGTAATGGCCTACGAAAAAATTACGCTTTATGGTTTAACGATTGTTGAGAAAAAATCGGTTAACTACAGCCATATAGATGCAGCGCAAGCGCGAGAAGTATTTATTCGCGCAGCCTTGGTGGAAGGCCAGTACGCGCAGCACCCCAAGCGCAAACATTTGCAGCAGCAAGCAGGCTTCACGGATTTTTATACGCATCAACAGCAATTGTTACTGCAGTTGGAAGCGTTGGAAGCAAAGTCTCGCCGGCGCGATATAGTGGTGGATGAACAGGTTATTTTTGATTTTTATAACGATCGAATTCCATCTGATGTGGTAAATCTCGCCGGGTTTGAATCCTGGCGAAAAAAAGCGGAGCAAACCAACCCGCAATTGCTGTATATCACGCGAGAAACATTAATGCGGCACGGTGCGGGTGAGATCACCGAAGCGCAATTCCCCAATGAGCTGGAATGGCGTGGCATGGTGTTTCCGCTGAGTTATCATTTTGAACCCAAGCATGCATTTGATGGTGTGAGTATCCACGTACCTATGAGCGTCCTCCATCAAGTGCCCGAGCAGCGGCTCGAATGGTTAGTACCGGGTATGTTGCGCGATAAATGCATCGGCTTGATTAAATCCCTGCCTAAAAACCTGCGCAAACATTTTGTACCTGTGCCGGATTTGGTGGATAAATTGTTGGCTGTAATTACGCCTGACAATAAACCGCTCAGCGAAGCCATGGGGGTACAATTAAAACGCCTTACGGGCGTGGATATTCCGAAAGAAGCCTGGTTGGAAACCAATGTGGATGATTACTATCGCTTTAATATCCATGTAGTAGATGACAAAGGCAAAGTAATTGCGAGTGGCCGCGAGTTGAATCCGCTACGCGAAAAGTATCGTGAAAAAGTGCAGCAAAATATCCAGTCGGCAGCAACCGATATTGAACGCGATGGTATTACTGCCTGGGATTTTGATGAACTGCCACAGGCTATACAGTTGCCACGTGGTGGAATCAGTATTCGTGCTTATCCCGCACTGGTGGATAAAAATTCCAGTGTGGCCTTGCAGGTGCTGGATAATCCTTTGCAAGCCTTGGATTTTACTCAACGCGGCTTAACACGCTTAACGTATTTATCCCTTGGGCAAACTGTTAAATATTTACACAAAGAATTATTAAAAGGGCAGGAGGTTGCGCTGACCTTGGCAGGAATTGGCAGCCGTGATCAGGTGGTTGATGATTTAATTATGGCAGCTATCAAACAACTAGCTTTTGCCGATCAACAGCAATTGCCGCGCGAAAAATCGTTGTTTGAGTCTTTATTGCAAACGATCAAAGATAAATTAATTTCCCACGCGCAAGAGCTGGCGAATCAATTAATTACCAGTTTGAAACTGTTGGTCGAGATTAAAAAGCAGCTTAAACAACAAAAAAATATGTTGGTGCTCGCGTATACCATTGGTGACATCAATCAACAGCTGGCGCAGCTCTATTACCCTGGTTTGGTATACAAGACACCGTCGCAATGGTTGCAGCAGTATCCCAAATATATGCGCGGCATCCAGCAACGGCTGGAGAAGGCGGCGTTAAATTCCCAGAAAGATAAGTTGCAGCTGGCAGAGGTCGCACCGCATTGGCAGCGCCTCGCAGATTATCTGGCGAAGGAAGGTGATTATCGCCTTGGGCAGTTGTCGGAGCTGATGGAATACCGTTGGTGGGTGGAAGAACTGCGCATCTCCTTATTCGCCCAGACCTTGAAGACCCAGGTGCCAGTATCCGACAAACGCTTGGATAAGCAGTGGGAGCAAGCTCTTTTACAAGCCCAAGGGTAG
- a CDS encoding MotA/TolQ/ExbB proton channel family protein, with the protein MDSPYGITALWAQGDALIKGVAVILLAMSIASWWVIVVRAWGLLRLRKSAQGLNDFWHAQSFAEGLRTLGEDRATPFRHLAEEGQAALDHHSNHKTDLHGHLPLGEWLTACLRGSIDESAERLQRGLAILASVGSTAPFVGLFGTVWGIYHALVGIGVSGQASIDKVAGPVGEALIMTAFGLAVAIPAVLGYNALTRTNKGVLNKLNRFAHQLHAYFITGSPLQNKNTITKLTPRKEG; encoded by the coding sequence ATGGATTCACCCTACGGAATTACCGCCCTCTGGGCACAAGGCGATGCCTTAATTAAAGGCGTGGCTGTTATCTTGTTAGCTATGTCCATCGCCAGTTGGTGGGTGATAGTCGTGCGCGCCTGGGGCTTGTTGCGTTTGCGTAAATCTGCACAGGGTTTAAATGATTTCTGGCACGCACAAAGCTTTGCAGAAGGCTTGCGGACACTGGGCGAAGATCGCGCGACACCTTTCCGCCACTTAGCAGAAGAAGGTCAAGCGGCGCTGGATCACCACAGTAATCACAAAACAGATTTGCACGGTCACCTGCCACTGGGCGAATGGTTAACGGCGTGTTTGCGCGGCTCTATCGACGAAAGCGCCGAACGCTTGCAGCGTGGACTCGCTATTCTTGCCTCCGTTGGGTCTACTGCACCCTTCGTCGGTTTGTTCGGTACTGTATGGGGGATTTATCACGCGCTGGTTGGTATTGGCGTAAGCGGCCAAGCCAGTATTGATAAAGTTGCCGGCCCGGTGGGTGAAGCCTTAATCATGACGGCGTTTGGTTTAGCGGTAGCCATTCCCGCCGTGTTGGGTTACAACGCCCTCACGCGTACCAACAAGGGCGTACTCAATAAGTTGAACCGTTTTGCGCATCAATTGCATGCCTACTTTATTACCGGCAGCCCACTGCAAAATAAAAATACCATTACCAAACTCACTCCGCGTAAAGAGGGTTAA
- a CDS encoding DUF692 domain-containing protein codes for MADAAGNYSAAVSGAGLGLRRTLMKTLADLNTSDIQFMEVAPENWIQVGGRLAKQLRAYTERFPFVCHGLSLSIGSPAPLNTDLLHSIKQLMREHGIRYYSEHLSYCSDQGQLYDLLPIPFTEEAVEYVAERILRAQDILGQRIAIENSSYYYAPQQEMSESEFINAVVKKADCALLLDVNNIYVNSINHKYDPYEFLASLPGERTAYVHIAGHYEEAEDLRVDTHGAPVIHPVWQLLEKTYDLFGVKPTLLERDFNIPPLPELLAELNEIKIRQQSVL; via the coding sequence ATGGCTGATGCAGCTGGCAATTATTCAGCAGCTGTTTCCGGTGCAGGCCTTGGCTTGCGCCGGACGCTAATGAAAACCTTGGCAGATTTGAACACTAGCGATATTCAGTTTATGGAGGTTGCTCCAGAAAACTGGATTCAGGTTGGCGGCCGTTTAGCAAAACAGTTGCGGGCCTACACAGAGCGTTTTCCTTTTGTCTGCCATGGATTATCCCTTTCTATCGGTTCCCCCGCACCCTTAAACACTGACCTCTTGCATTCGATCAAACAATTAATGCGTGAGCACGGTATTCGCTATTACAGTGAGCATCTGAGCTATTGCAGTGATCAGGGCCAGTTATACGATTTGTTGCCTATTCCCTTTACTGAAGAAGCCGTTGAATATGTGGCTGAACGCATTTTGCGGGCGCAGGACATTTTAGGGCAGCGCATTGCTATCGAAAACTCTTCCTACTATTACGCTCCACAGCAGGAAATGAGTGAAAGCGAATTCATTAATGCCGTGGTGAAAAAGGCCGATTGTGCGCTCTTGCTGGATGTAAATAATATTTACGTTAACAGCATCAACCACAAGTATGATCCCTATGAGTTTCTTGCCAGTCTTCCCGGTGAGCGCACGGCTTACGTACATATCGCCGGGCATTATGAAGAGGCGGAAGATTTGCGCGTAGACACTCACGGTGCACCGGTGATTCATCCGGTGTGGCAATTGTTGGAAAAAACCTACGACTTATTTGGCGTGAAACCAACACTGTTGGAGCGCGATTTTAATATCCCGCCGCTGCCTGAATTGTTGGCAGAACTCAATGAAATTAAAATTCGCCAGCAGAGTGTCTTATGA
- a CDS encoding energy transducer TonB: protein MLSKNASLSSLLLVIGLHAGILAAVVMARTEPKPIEVVVPTIQGAIVMAAPEEPSPPPPPEPPPPPPPEPKPVPKPKPLPKAPPSERAVKAPEPPPPPPVETPAEPQKPAEPRPAPVLPPNADASELNNPAPGYPDISRRLGEKGTVTLEILVKADGSVGEVKIKESSGFKRLDMAAVNAIKRWRFIPASQAGIAIDYRYEIPFEFGIRPPK from the coding sequence ATGCTATCCAAAAACGCGTCTCTCTCCTCACTTCTGCTTGTGATAGGTCTGCATGCCGGCATTCTTGCCGCCGTGGTTATGGCGCGCACCGAGCCAAAACCGATTGAAGTGGTAGTGCCTACTATTCAAGGGGCCATTGTTATGGCCGCACCTGAAGAACCATCACCACCTCCACCGCCTGAGCCTCCGCCACCACCCCCGCCGGAACCAAAGCCGGTGCCGAAGCCTAAACCCTTACCTAAGGCACCGCCATCCGAGCGCGCCGTAAAAGCACCCGAGCCGCCACCGCCGCCGCCCGTTGAAACACCGGCCGAACCACAAAAGCCCGCTGAGCCACGGCCAGCACCGGTATTACCACCGAATGCGGATGCTAGCGAACTCAACAACCCGGCCCCCGGATATCCCGACATATCCCGCCGATTAGGTGAAAAAGGGACTGTGACCCTGGAGATACTGGTAAAAGCCGATGGCAGCGTCGGTGAGGTAAAAATCAAGGAATCAAGCGGCTTCAAGCGATTGGACATGGCTGCCGTTAATGCCATAAAACGCTGGCGATTTATCCCTGCCAGCCAGGCAGGAATCGCCATCGACTACCGGTACGAAATTCCCTTTGAGTTCGGCATTCGCCCGCCCAAATAA
- a CDS encoding PEP-CTERM/exosortase system-associated acyltransferase gives MKALRTPDQRPQSASSEPLATNTASRFQLASDEALLIANHFAQYLQPSIATNYHLKREVYALRHQVYCEELHFEEEKPDQIETDEFDERAIHCCIRHLSSQNLAGTLRLITSNSLTEQLPIQQFCGQALTNSDLHPDRFLPREICEISRLAVPASFRKRQVDQFEGGATGAINEASFSAQELRFFPYIAISLYMSAIAMTYRTRRFHVFVMMEPRLARSLSFVGIYFQPIGPVIEYHGKRAPYYIDSRQIKPGLSPGYRKLLGIIQNALFYPPA, from the coding sequence ATGAAAGCACTTCGCACGCCAGACCAACGCCCCCAGTCTGCCAGCAGCGAACCGCTGGCAACCAATACCGCTAGCCGCTTCCAGCTCGCCAGCGACGAAGCACTGCTCATCGCCAATCACTTTGCCCAATATCTGCAGCCGAGCATCGCGACCAACTACCATTTGAAACGTGAGGTCTACGCACTCCGTCATCAGGTCTATTGCGAGGAATTGCACTTTGAAGAGGAAAAACCGGATCAGATAGAAACGGATGAATTCGATGAGCGCGCGATTCACTGCTGTATTCGTCACCTCAGCTCGCAAAACCTGGCGGGGACACTGCGCCTGATTACTAGCAATTCGCTTACCGAGCAGTTACCAATCCAACAATTTTGCGGCCAGGCGCTAACGAACAGCGACCTGCACCCGGATCGGTTCTTACCGCGGGAAATCTGCGAAATCTCCCGTCTGGCAGTACCCGCAAGCTTTCGTAAACGTCAGGTCGACCAATTTGAGGGCGGTGCCACCGGTGCAATCAATGAAGCCAGTTTTTCCGCTCAGGAACTGCGCTTCTTTCCTTATATCGCAATTAGCTTGTACATGTCCGCCATTGCTATGACTTATCGAACACGCCGTTTCCATGTGTTTGTGATGATGGAGCCACGCCTGGCTCGCAGCCTGAGTTTTGTCGGCATCTACTTTCAACCCATAGGGCCGGTAATCGAATACCACGGAAAGCGCGCGCCCTATTACATAGACTCACGTCAGATTAAACCCGGCCTATCACCCGGCTACCGCAAACTGCTGGGGATTATCCAGAACGCGCTTTTTTATCCGCCTGCGTGA
- a CDS encoding hemolysin family protein, translating into MEIFILLGLILLNGLFAMSEIAIVTAKKSRLQILADKGSNSAQIALKLAEDPTQFLSTVQIGITSISLLNGIYGEKILAEPFSIWLQSIGVPPHLSDNFATVLVVVVVTYLSIVVGELVPKRIGQLSAERIACIMAKPMQLLALATKPFVRLLSGSTRALMRVLGFHHNQNQQVTEEDIHAILDEGSSTGILEQQEHTMVKNVLRLEDRNIVSLMVPRSDMVYLDTALTVEENYQRVMQSPHSRFPVCTKQNDNLIGVINAKELLAAAIRGDKVNLAELAKPCQAVPESLTAMELLDFFRRSRTQMVFVVDEYGELRGLVTLQDLLEALTGEFIGEEGEDAYIVRRDDGSLLLDGMLSIVDFKDCLHIDDLPEESSYQTLNGLMMLIMGRVPATGDKIQLKGWEFEIVDMDGRRVDKVLASQLSEEE; encoded by the coding sequence ATGGAAATTTTTATATTGTTGGGTTTGATTCTGCTCAATGGCTTGTTTGCCATGTCGGAAATCGCCATTGTTACTGCCAAAAAATCCCGTCTCCAAATTCTTGCGGATAAAGGCAGCAACTCGGCGCAAATCGCGCTAAAGCTCGCTGAAGACCCCACGCAATTTCTTTCCACTGTACAAATTGGCATTACGTCAATAAGTCTTTTGAATGGTATTTACGGAGAAAAAATTCTCGCTGAACCTTTCTCTATTTGGTTACAAAGTATTGGAGTTCCCCCCCATCTTAGCGATAACTTCGCTACTGTTTTGGTTGTTGTAGTAGTGACGTATTTGTCGATAGTGGTGGGTGAACTGGTCCCTAAGCGAATTGGCCAGCTGAGTGCGGAGCGTATTGCATGCATTATGGCAAAACCGATGCAATTGCTTGCGCTCGCGACTAAACCGTTTGTTCGTTTATTGTCTGGATCGACGCGTGCGCTCATGCGGGTATTGGGTTTTCACCACAATCAAAACCAGCAGGTTACAGAAGAGGATATCCACGCGATTCTCGATGAAGGCTCCAGCACCGGAATTCTGGAGCAGCAAGAACACACTATGGTGAAAAACGTGTTGCGCCTGGAAGATCGCAACATAGTGTCGTTGATGGTGCCGCGCTCCGATATGGTGTATCTGGACACTGCGCTGACGGTTGAAGAGAACTATCAACGTGTAATGCAATCACCGCACTCACGTTTTCCGGTGTGCACGAAACAAAACGACAATTTAATCGGCGTAATTAACGCAAAAGAATTATTGGCGGCGGCTATTCGTGGTGACAAAGTGAATCTCGCTGAACTTGCCAAGCCATGTCAGGCGGTGCCTGAGAGCCTCACCGCCATGGAGCTACTGGATTTTTTTCGACGCTCGCGGACCCAAATGGTTTTCGTCGTCGATGAGTATGGCGAGTTGCGTGGCTTGGTGACGTTGCAAGATTTATTGGAGGCGTTGACGGGCGAATTTATTGGCGAGGAAGGTGAGGACGCCTATATCGTACGTCGCGATGATGGCTCGCTGCTGCTGGATGGTATGCTCTCTATTGTCGATTTTAAAGATTGCTTGCACATTGATGATTTGCCGGAAGAGAGTAGTTATCAAACGCTCAATGGTTTAATGATGTTGATCATGGGGCGTGTGCCGGCAACGGGCGACAAAATCCAATTAAAAGGTTGGGAATTCGAAATTGTGGATATGGATGGTCGTCGCGTAGATAAAGTTCTAGCTAGCCAACTTTCAGAAGAAGAATAA
- a CDS encoding DUF2063 domain-containing protein, whose translation MKSFQHTQLELARYLRSPEASPAPMQVEERRLHIYRDLIYNNIENFIANVFPVTRSILTDDAWHRLIRSFIAHHYCQTPYFLQLSDEFVQYLLQERGLQEGDPEYLLELVHYEWIELALDVSTEVIPEAGVWPKDLDDSRPRVSPVAVCLSYQNPVQKVSATHANLTPEVTHLLVYRNRNDKVCFVAANPLTARLLFLLQSVDQPLIAQLQTIARELQHSDFDLLKKQAVLLLEGLYKDSVISHFE comes from the coding sequence ATGAAAAGTTTCCAACACACTCAACTGGAGCTCGCGCGTTATTTGCGATCACCGGAAGCGAGCCCGGCGCCCATGCAAGTGGAAGAACGTCGTTTGCATATTTATCGCGATTTGATTTACAACAATATTGAGAATTTTATTGCTAATGTATTTCCTGTTACTCGCTCAATTCTAACGGATGATGCATGGCACAGATTAATCCGCAGCTTTATCGCACATCACTATTGCCAGACTCCCTATTTTTTACAGCTCAGTGACGAGTTTGTGCAATATTTGCTGCAGGAGCGTGGACTGCAGGAAGGCGACCCTGAGTATTTACTGGAGTTGGTACATTACGAATGGATTGAGCTGGCATTGGATGTAAGTACTGAGGTCATTCCCGAGGCGGGTGTCTGGCCAAAGGATCTTGATGACTCTCGCCCGCGAGTCTCACCAGTGGCGGTCTGCCTCAGTTACCAAAACCCGGTACAGAAAGTCTCTGCGACCCACGCCAATTTGACGCCGGAAGTAACACATTTGTTGGTTTACCGTAATCGCAATGACAAGGTTTGTTTTGTTGCAGCTAATCCACTGACAGCGCGCTTGTTGTTTTTATTGCAATCGGTTGATCAACCTTTAATCGCTCAACTGCAAACCATTGCCCGAGAGTTACAGCATTCCGATTTTGATTTGCTTAAAAAACAGGCAGTTTTGTTGTTGGAAGGTCTTTATAAAGATAGCGTTATCAGTCATTTTGAGTAA